A stretch of Brevundimonas naejangsanensis DNA encodes these proteins:
- a CDS encoding isobutyryl-CoA dehydrogenase → MDFALNDDQRAIQDAARAFADAELAPHSARWDEDKHFPVDVLKAAAEMGFAGIYTGEEHGGMGLGRVEAALIFEELSRGDVATAAFISIHNMATWMIDSFGSAELRARFVPSLVGMEKIASYCLTEPGSGSDAAALRTTAVRDGDHYVLNGSKAFISGAGTSDVYVVMVRTGGEGPKGISTLVVEAGTPGLSFGANEKKMGWNAQPTAVVSFDDCSVPVANLVGEEGAGFKYAMAGLDGGRLNIAACSLGGARLALETAQEYVAGRKQFGQAIGQFQNTQFELADMATDLEAARLMVLRGAWAIDTGHPEKTKWCAMAKRLTTDACFQIADQALQLHGGYGYLKDYPLERIVRDLRVHRILEGTNEIMRVIIARELAK, encoded by the coding sequence ATGGACTTCGCCCTCAACGACGATCAACGCGCCATCCAGGACGCGGCCCGCGCCTTCGCCGACGCCGAACTGGCGCCGCACTCGGCCCGCTGGGACGAGGACAAGCATTTCCCGGTCGACGTGCTGAAGGCTGCCGCCGAGATGGGCTTCGCCGGCATCTATACGGGCGAGGAGCACGGCGGCATGGGCCTGGGCCGGGTCGAGGCGGCGCTGATCTTCGAGGAGCTGTCGCGCGGCGATGTGGCGACGGCGGCCTTCATCTCGATCCACAACATGGCGACATGGATGATCGACAGCTTCGGTTCGGCCGAACTGCGGGCGCGCTTCGTGCCGTCGCTGGTCGGGATGGAGAAGATCGCCAGCTACTGCCTGACCGAGCCGGGCTCGGGCTCGGACGCGGCGGCGCTGCGGACGACGGCGGTGCGCGATGGCGACCACTATGTGCTGAACGGATCCAAGGCCTTCATTTCGGGCGCGGGGACGTCCGACGTCTATGTCGTCATGGTTCGTACGGGCGGCGAGGGGCCGAAGGGCATCTCGACCCTCGTGGTTGAGGCGGGGACGCCGGGTCTGTCGTTCGGCGCCAATGAGAAGAAGATGGGCTGGAACGCCCAGCCGACCGCCGTGGTCAGCTTTGACGACTGTAGCGTGCCGGTCGCCAATCTGGTGGGCGAGGAAGGCGCGGGCTTCAAATACGCCATGGCCGGCCTGGACGGCGGGCGCCTTAACATCGCCGCCTGCTCGCTGGGCGGGGCGCGTCTGGCGCTGGAGACGGCTCAGGAATACGTCGCGGGCCGCAAGCAGTTCGGTCAGGCGATCGGCCAGTTCCAGAACACCCAGTTCGAGCTGGCGGACATGGCCACGGACCTTGAGGCCGCCCGCCTGATGGTGCTGCGCGGCGCCTGGGCCATCGACACGGGCCACCCGGAAAAGACCAAATGGTGCGCCATGGCCAAGCGCCTGACCACCGACGCCTGCTTCCAGATCGCCGATCAGGCGCTGCAGCTGCACGGCGGCTACGGCTACCTGAAGGACTATCCGCTGGAGCGGATCGTGCGCGACCTGCGGGTCCACCGCATCCTGGAAGGCACGAACGAGATCATGCGGGTGATCATCGCGCGGGAGCTGGCGAAATGA
- the hemB gene encoding porphobilinogen synthase encodes MTMPFQPAAFPYARPRRLRSQPWVRRLVAETTLTPADLIWPLIVHDGPEDRQPVASMPGVFRLSPKEAAKAAVEARDLGIPMVALFPNVNDSLKDAVGTAASDPDGLIPDCIRAIKDAAPEIGVMTDVALDCYTDHGHDGVLENGRIVNDPTLERLAEQAFIHAHAGADAVAPSDMMDGRVQAIREALEANGLSDTLIISYAAKYASAFYGPYRDAVGSSKSLTGDKKTYQMDFANAEEALREVAMDLSEGADALIVKPGLPYLDIVRLVSQTFKVPTFAYQVSGEYAMMQAAFANGWLDPDRAILESLHAFKRAGASGVISYFAPQAARMMG; translated from the coding sequence ATGACCATGCCCTTCCAGCCCGCCGCCTTCCCCTACGCCCGCCCGCGTCGCCTGCGTTCGCAGCCGTGGGTGCGCCGTCTGGTCGCCGAGACGACCTTGACGCCGGCCGACCTGATCTGGCCGCTGATCGTCCACGACGGCCCTGAAGACCGTCAGCCCGTCGCCTCCATGCCGGGCGTCTTCCGCCTGTCGCCCAAGGAGGCCGCCAAGGCCGCTGTCGAGGCGCGCGACCTGGGCATCCCGATGGTCGCCCTGTTCCCGAACGTGAACGACAGCCTCAAGGACGCCGTCGGCACGGCCGCCAGCGACCCGGACGGCCTGATCCCCGACTGCATCCGCGCCATCAAGGACGCCGCGCCCGAGATCGGCGTCATGACCGACGTGGCGCTGGACTGCTACACCGACCACGGCCACGACGGCGTTCTGGAGAACGGTCGCATCGTCAACGACCCGACCTTGGAGCGGCTGGCCGAGCAGGCCTTCATCCATGCCCACGCCGGCGCCGACGCCGTGGCCCCATCCGACATGATGGACGGCCGCGTCCAGGCCATCCGCGAGGCGCTGGAGGCCAACGGCCTCAGCGACACCCTGATCATCAGCTACGCGGCCAAATACGCCTCAGCCTTCTACGGCCCCTATCGCGACGCCGTGGGCTCGTCCAAGTCGCTGACCGGCGACAAGAAGACCTATCAGATGGACTTCGCCAACGCCGAAGAGGCCCTGCGCGAAGTGGCGATGGACCTGTCGGAAGGCGCCGACGCCCTGATCGTCAAGCCGGGCCTGCCCTACCTGGATATCGTCCGCCTGGTCTCGCAGACCTTCAAGGTGCCGACCTTCGCCTATCAGGTGTCCGGCGAGTACGCGATGATGCAGGCCGCCTTCGCCAACGGCTGGCTGGACCCGGATCGCGCCATCCTGGAAAGCCTGCACGCCTTCAAGCGCGCGGGGGCCTCGGGCGTCATCAGCTACTTCGCGCCGCAAGCCGCGCGGATGATGGGCTGA
- a CDS encoding flavin reductase family protein: MSDASASPADFDSRAYRRALGGFATGVCVVTAHTAEGPLGITVNSFTSVSLDPPLVLWCLDVKSDRHDAFAGADCFAVHMLPVEDQAMSDRFAWGVCRLSDDEFAVDDPAPPRLLNAVTRLSCRTHDRIVMGDHLVIVGQVEAFDTRPGDALTYFRGQYGKAVDPTA, translated from the coding sequence ATGTCCGACGCGTCCGCTTCCCCCGCCGATTTCGACTCTCGCGCCTATCGCCGGGCGTTGGGCGGTTTCGCGACCGGCGTCTGCGTGGTCACGGCCCACACGGCCGAGGGGCCGCTGGGGATCACGGTGAACAGCTTCACCTCGGTGTCGCTGGATCCGCCGTTGGTGCTGTGGTGCCTGGACGTGAAGTCCGACCGCCACGACGCCTTCGCCGGCGCCGACTGCTTCGCCGTCCATATGCTGCCGGTCGAGGACCAGGCCATGTCCGACCGCTTCGCCTGGGGCGTGTGCCGCCTGTCGGACGACGAATTCGCGGTGGACGATCCCGCGCCGCCGCGCCTGCTGAACGCCGTGACCCGCCTGAGCTGCCGCACCCACGACCGCATCGTCATGGGCGACCACCTAGTCATCGTCGGCCAGGTCGAGGCGTTCGACACCCGGCCGGGGGACGCCTTGACCTATTTCCGCGGCCAGTACGGCAAGGCCGTCGATCCGACGGCGTGA
- a CDS encoding flagellar motor protein MotB, with the protein MALNDRPILIKKVKKVSGGGHHGGAWKVAYADFVTAMMAFFLLMWLINTTDPEQKRGIAEYFAPANVSASTSGSGGILGGTSLGDSEGAKGAGSNAVIEQLAPQAPDAPQDAGQNSNLAAASEAALRAEIARREAADFASAAESLRQAMQSMPELAELSKQLIIDQTPEGLRIQLVDQEGRSMFENGSSRPNARAQLLLRAVAKVINRLPNRISISGHTSAVAGSSRASSPGDWPLSSARADASRLTLQGAGVNADRVYSVAGKAGSDPLYPDDPSLAGNRRIAIVLLREAPVLPTDTSL; encoded by the coding sequence ATGGCGCTGAACGATCGCCCGATCCTCATCAAGAAGGTGAAGAAGGTCTCCGGCGGCGGCCACCACGGCGGTGCCTGGAAGGTGGCCTACGCCGATTTCGTCACGGCCATGATGGCCTTCTTCCTGCTGATGTGGCTGATCAACACGACCGACCCGGAGCAGAAGCGCGGCATCGCCGAATACTTCGCCCCGGCCAACGTCTCGGCCTCGACCTCGGGGTCGGGCGGCATCCTGGGCGGCACATCGCTGGGCGATTCCGAAGGGGCCAAGGGCGCGGGCTCCAACGCGGTCATCGAACAGCTGGCGCCCCAGGCCCCCGACGCCCCGCAGGACGCGGGTCAGAACTCCAACCTGGCCGCTGCCAGCGAAGCCGCCCTGCGCGCCGAGATCGCCCGCCGCGAGGCCGCCGACTTCGCCAGCGCCGCCGAAAGCCTGCGCCAGGCCATGCAGTCCATGCCGGAACTGGCCGAGCTGTCGAAACAGCTGATCATCGACCAGACGCCCGAGGGCCTGCGCATCCAGCTGGTCGACCAGGAAGGCCGCTCCATGTTCGAGAACGGCTCCTCGCGCCCGAACGCCCGCGCCCAGCTGCTGCTGCGCGCCGTGGCCAAGGTGATCAACCGCCTGCCCAACCGCATCTCCATCAGCGGCCACACCAGCGCCGTCGCCGGCTCCAGCCGCGCCAGCAGCCCCGGCGACTGGCCCCTGTCCTCGGCCCGCGCCGACGCCTCGCGCCTGACGCTGCAGGGCGCGGGCGTGAACGCCGACCGGGTCTATTCCGTGGCGGGCAAGGCGGGGTCCGACCCCCTCTATCCCGACGACCCCTCGCTGGCGGGCAACCGCCGCATCGCCATCGTCCTGCTGCGCGAGGCCCCGGTCCTGCCCACCGACACCAGCCTTTGA
- a CDS encoding arginyltransferase, with protein MTQHFFSRQLRFFMTASAPCPYLPGQFERKVFANLPFSDGADVNDALTQAGFRRSQNIAYRPACEACIACVSVRIPVADFQPSRSRRRILARNADLSRDLVEAEATMEQFDLLRRYLTARHPGGGMSDMGWLDYVSMVEDTAVRTHLIEYRLTSQDDGPGRLVGVSLTDLLHDGLSMVYSFFDPDLERRSLGRFAILDHLRQAETAGLPYVYLGYWVQGSPKMDYKAEFRPLEALRPWGWERL; from the coding sequence GTGACCCAGCACTTCTTCTCGCGCCAGCTTCGCTTCTTCATGACGGCCAGCGCGCCCTGCCCCTATCTGCCGGGTCAGTTCGAGCGCAAGGTCTTCGCCAACCTGCCGTTCAGCGACGGGGCCGACGTCAACGACGCCCTGACCCAGGCCGGTTTCCGTCGCAGCCAGAACATCGCCTATCGTCCGGCGTGCGAGGCCTGCATCGCCTGCGTCTCGGTGCGCATTCCGGTGGCGGATTTCCAGCCCTCGCGCTCGCGCCGCCGTATCCTGGCCCGCAACGCCGACCTGTCGCGCGACCTGGTCGAGGCCGAGGCGACGATGGAGCAGTTCGACCTGCTGCGCCGCTACCTGACCGCCCGCCACCCCGGCGGCGGCATGAGCGACATGGGCTGGCTGGACTATGTCTCCATGGTCGAGGACACGGCCGTGCGCACCCATCTGATCGAATACCGCCTGACCAGCCAAGACGACGGCCCCGGCCGCCTGGTCGGCGTCAGCCTGACCGACCTGCTGCACGACGGCCTGTCGATGGTCTACAGCTTCTTCGACCCGGATCTGGAGCGCCGCAGCCTGGGCCGCTTCGCCATCCTGGACCATCTGCGCCAGGCCGAGACGGCGGGCCTGCCGTATGTGTATCTGGGCTACTGGGTCCAGGGCTCGCCCAAGATGGACTACAAGGCAGAGTTCCGCCCGCTTGAGGCGTTGCGCCCCTGGGGCTGGGAGCGCCTCTAA
- a CDS encoding M48 family metallopeptidase: MAVFGQAVGLKTHIWKNNTRSVILLAGFPVLLVGLLFGSQVLMMGFGLLSNSGGDLGQDLALAASMLGWTVPTALVVAGVWFVIAYFGNQVMIDAMTGARKVERRVEPELYNLLENLAISRGLRTPTLRIIESPSLNAYASGLHEGNYSVTVTRGLMQTLSRDEMECVLAHELTHVINKDVRTMVIASIFAGIISVVAELVFRSLFYMRGGRSRDNKNAMPLILIGLAVGVIGFGLATIIRMTLSRTREYVADAGAVELTKNPDAMISALRKVSGQSKIEAPDELRGLFLDNTADKADFAGLFATHPPIEKRIAALVKFAGGRDGGPWGQTGTAVPTT, from the coding sequence ATGGCGGTTTTCGGTCAGGCCGTCGGCCTCAAGACCCACATCTGGAAGAACAACACCCGGTCGGTGATCCTGCTGGCCGGGTTTCCGGTGCTGCTTGTCGGCCTGCTGTTCGGCAGCCAGGTGCTGATGATGGGCTTCGGTCTGCTGTCCAACTCGGGTGGCGACCTGGGCCAGGACCTGGCTCTGGCGGCCTCCATGCTGGGCTGGACCGTGCCGACGGCGCTGGTCGTGGCGGGCGTCTGGTTCGTCATCGCCTATTTCGGCAATCAGGTGATGATCGACGCCATGACCGGGGCCAGGAAGGTCGAGCGCCGGGTCGAGCCGGAGCTCTACAATCTGCTGGAAAACCTGGCGATCTCGCGGGGGCTGCGCACGCCGACGCTGCGCATCATCGAGAGCCCGTCGCTCAACGCCTATGCCTCCGGCCTGCATGAAGGGAACTACAGCGTCACCGTCACGCGCGGCCTGATGCAGACCCTGAGCCGCGACGAGATGGAATGCGTCCTGGCCCATGAGCTGACCCACGTCATCAACAAGGACGTGCGGACCATGGTGATCGCCTCGATCTTCGCGGGGATCATCAGCGTGGTGGCCGAACTGGTGTTCCGCAGCCTGTTCTATATGCGCGGCGGACGCAGCCGGGACAACAAGAACGCCATGCCCCTGATCCTGATCGGCCTGGCCGTCGGGGTGATCGGCTTCGGCCTGGCGACCATCATCCGCATGACCCTGTCGCGGACGCGGGAATATGTGGCGGACGCCGGGGCGGTGGAGCTGACCAAGAACCCGGACGCCATGATCTCGGCGCTACGCAAGGTATCGGGCCAGTCGAAGATCGAGGCGCCCGACGAACTGCGCGGCCTGTTCCTGGACAATACGGCGGACAAGGCGGACTTCGCCGGCCTGTTCGCGACCCATCCACCGATCGAGAAGCGGATCGCGGCGCTGGTGAAGTTCGCGGGCGGCCGGGACGGCGGGCCGTGGGGCCAGACCGGCACGGCCGTGCCGACGACCTAA
- a CDS encoding LemA family protein has protein sequence MITLIVIGVIVAILLFVVVGAYNRLVALDQSANQSFADIDVQLKQRQDLIPNLVETVKGYATHERGTLDAVTQARAAAAGATTVNDKVQAENMLTGALGRLFAVSEAYPDLKANANFQQLQMDLSDIENKLAAARRFFNNAVSEFNAVRRQFPTVLFAGMFGFGSDKPFFDVGESERAGLNAAPPTVKF, from the coding sequence ATGATCACCCTGATCGTCATCGGCGTCATCGTCGCCATTCTGCTGTTCGTCGTGGTCGGCGCCTACAATCGCCTGGTGGCGCTGGACCAGTCGGCGAACCAGTCGTTCGCCGACATCGACGTGCAGTTGAAGCAGCGTCAGGACCTGATCCCCAATCTGGTCGAGACGGTGAAGGGCTACGCCACGCACGAGCGCGGCACCCTGGACGCCGTGACCCAGGCGCGGGCCGCCGCCGCTGGGGCCACGACCGTCAACGACAAGGTGCAGGCCGAGAACATGCTGACCGGCGCCCTGGGCCGCCTGTTCGCCGTGTCGGAGGCCTATCCGGACCTGAAGGCCAACGCCAACTTCCAGCAGCTGCAGATGGACCTGTCGGACATCGAGAACAAGCTGGCCGCCGCGCGCCGCTTCTTCAACAATGCGGTCAGCGAGTTCAACGCCGTGCGCCGTCAGTTCCCGACCGTCCTGTTCGCCGGGATGTTCGGTTTCGGCTCGGACAAGCCCTTCTTCGACGTGGGCGAGAGCGAGCGCGCGGGCCTGAACGCGGCCCCGCCGACGGTGAAGTTCTAA
- the parC gene encoding DNA topoisomerase IV subunit A, with the protein MTIHTPTPDGGRIVEEPMGEALSRRYLAYALSTITNRALPDVRDGFKPVHRRIMYAMHQMRLNPQAAARKCAKVVGEVMGGYHPHGDASIYEALVRLAQDFAQRYPLVDGQGNFGNIDGDSAAAMRYTECKLTPAAVLLLDGIDQDAVDFRPTYDDQDEEPVVLPAGFPNLLANGSSGIAVGMATSIPPHNVGELIDACHLLLEQPDATTEDLVKIVPGPDFPTGGVSVEGHASILDAYETGRGGVRLRAAWDTEDLGRGVWRIVVTEIPYQVQKSKLIEQLADLIENKKAPLLGDVRDESAEDIRLILEPKSRTVEPEVLMESLFKLSDLETRFPINMNVLDATGTPRVMGLKDCLRAFLDHRRVVLNRRSQWRIARVEKRLHLLEGLRIVFLNLDEVIRIVREEEHPKAELIARFNLTEVQADFILDTRLRQLARLEEMTIEKEFKELSEELAALQALTSSEAKQWKAIGKELEAVRKALISPRRTVIGEAVDASAFVAPEAFIPREAITVILSDRGWIRAAKGKVDDPSELKFKEGDKLGFLVPAYTTDKLLVGASDGRIFTIGADKLASGRGHGEPLRLMIDLDEKADIINVVAHEPGAKLLIASKAGYGFVAPENDLLAQKRGGKQVLNGEMLAMLRVPSQPQGDHVAVIGENIKALIFPLAELPEMGRGKGVKLQNYKQGGLVDVAVFNAEAGPEWADGGGRRRNWPDWKDWLGKRAGAGRQGPRGMRKFR; encoded by the coding sequence ATGACCATCCACACCCCGACGCCCGACGGCGGCCGCATCGTCGAAGAACCGATGGGCGAGGCGCTGTCGCGCCGCTATCTGGCCTACGCCCTGTCGACCATCACCAACCGCGCCCTGCCCGACGTGCGCGACGGCTTCAAGCCGGTGCACCGGCGCATCATGTACGCCATGCACCAGATGCGGCTGAACCCGCAGGCGGCGGCGCGCAAATGCGCCAAGGTCGTCGGCGAGGTCATGGGCGGCTATCACCCGCACGGCGACGCCTCCATCTATGAGGCGCTGGTGCGCCTGGCCCAGGACTTCGCCCAGCGCTATCCGCTGGTGGACGGGCAGGGGAACTTCGGCAACATCGACGGCGATAGCGCGGCGGCCATGCGCTACACCGAGTGCAAGCTGACGCCCGCCGCCGTCTTGCTGCTGGACGGCATCGATCAGGACGCCGTCGACTTCCGCCCCACCTATGACGATCAGGACGAGGAGCCTGTTGTTCTGCCGGCGGGCTTCCCCAACCTGCTGGCCAACGGCTCGTCGGGCATTGCGGTCGGCATGGCCACCTCGATCCCGCCGCACAACGTCGGCGAACTGATCGACGCCTGCCACCTGCTGCTGGAGCAGCCGGACGCCACGACCGAAGACCTGGTCAAGATCGTGCCGGGGCCGGACTTCCCGACCGGCGGCGTGTCGGTGGAAGGTCATGCCTCCATCCTGGACGCCTATGAGACGGGCCGGGGCGGGGTGCGCCTGCGCGCCGCCTGGGACACCGAGGACCTGGGCCGGGGCGTCTGGCGCATCGTCGTCACCGAAATCCCCTATCAGGTGCAGAAGTCCAAGCTGATCGAACAGCTGGCCGACCTCATCGAGAACAAGAAGGCGCCGCTGCTGGGCGACGTCCGCGACGAGTCGGCCGAGGACATCCGCCTGATCCTGGAACCCAAGTCCCGGACGGTAGAGCCTGAAGTGCTTATGGAAAGCCTGTTCAAGCTTTCCGACCTGGAGACGCGCTTCCCCATCAACATGAACGTGCTGGACGCCACCGGCACGCCGCGCGTCATGGGGCTGAAGGACTGCCTGCGGGCCTTCCTGGATCACCGCCGCGTGGTGCTGAACCGCCGCAGCCAGTGGCGCATCGCCCGCGTCGAGAAGCGCCTGCACCTGCTGGAAGGCCTGCGCATCGTCTTCCTGAACCTGGACGAGGTCATCCGCATCGTCCGCGAGGAAGAGCATCCCAAGGCCGAACTGATCGCCCGCTTCAACCTGACCGAGGTGCAGGCGGACTTCATCCTCGACACCCGCCTGCGCCAGCTGGCCCGTCTCGAAGAGATGACGATCGAGAAGGAATTCAAGGAGCTGTCGGAAGAACTTGCGGCGTTGCAAGCGCTGACGTCTTCCGAGGCCAAGCAGTGGAAGGCCATCGGCAAGGAGCTGGAGGCCGTGCGAAAGGCCCTGATCTCGCCGCGCCGCACGGTGATCGGCGAGGCGGTCGACGCCTCGGCCTTCGTGGCGCCGGAAGCCTTCATCCCGCGCGAGGCGATCACCGTCATCCTGTCGGATCGCGGCTGGATCCGCGCCGCCAAGGGCAAGGTCGACGATCCGTCCGAACTGAAGTTCAAGGAAGGCGACAAGCTGGGCTTCCTGGTGCCGGCCTATACGACGGACAAGCTGCTGGTCGGCGCCTCGGATGGACGCATCTTTACCATCGGCGCCGACAAGCTGGCCTCCGGGCGCGGCCATGGCGAGCCGCTGCGCTTGATGATCGACCTGGACGAGAAGGCCGACATTATCAATGTCGTGGCGCATGAGCCGGGCGCGAAGCTGCTGATCGCGTCGAAGGCGGGCTACGGCTTCGTGGCACCCGAGAACGACCTTCTGGCCCAGAAGCGCGGCGGCAAGCAGGTGCTGAACGGCGAGATGCTGGCCATGCTGCGCGTGCCCAGCCAGCCGCAGGGCGACCACGTCGCCGTCATCGGCGAGAACATCAAGGCGCTGATTTTCCCCCTGGCCGAACTGCCCGAAATGGGCCGCGGCAAGGGCGTGAAGCTGCAGAACTACAAGCAGGGCGGCCTGGTCGACGTGGCGGTGTTCAACGCCGAAGCGGGGCCGGAATGGGCCGACGGCGGCGGCCGCCGCCGCAACTGGCCCGACTGGAAGGACTGGCTGGGCAAGCGCGCCGGGGCAGGCCGCCAAGGGCCGCGCGGGATGAGGAAGTTCCGCTGA
- a CDS encoding cytochrome c biogenesis protein DipZ, with amino-acid sequence MLLLLLSYLAGALTILSPCILPVLPFVFARAGQPFVKSGLPLLVGMALTFAGVATLAAVGGGWAVQANLVGRWIALAVMAVLGLTLVFPALADRLTRPLVALGSRLTERANTEQQAGGGVWPSFLLGVATGLLWAPCAGPILGLILTGAALQGASVGTTLLLLAYAAGAATSLALALLVGGKMFQAMKQSLGVGEWVRRGLGVLVLVGVAAITLGLDTGLLTRLSSSGTNRIEQALIGRLGADRAMNAPPAPLDALPVEGIMPPLTGATEWINSPPLTTEQLRGKVVLIDFWTYSCINCVRAIPYVRAWAEKYRDQGLVVIGVHTPEFAFEKSPANVRDAVRRFGIAYPVAMDNDYAVWRAFRNQYWPAHYFIDAQGRIRHHHFGEGDYDGSERVIQQLLKEAGAQGVDRSMVQVTARGAEAAADIAGIASPETYVGYARAEGFRSPSGIKPDARHAYAPAALRLNQWSLAGDWIVRAEHADLQTAGGRLAFRFQARDLHLVMGPSRSDRPVRFRIRLDGQAPGADAGVDVDAQGVGRIDSQRLYQLVRQAGGARERTFEIEFLDPGAQVFAFTFG; translated from the coding sequence ATGCTGCTGCTCCTGTTGTCCTATCTGGCCGGCGCGCTGACCATTCTCAGCCCCTGCATCCTGCCGGTCCTGCCCTTCGTCTTCGCCCGTGCGGGCCAGCCCTTCGTGAAGAGCGGCCTGCCGCTGCTGGTCGGCATGGCGCTGACCTTCGCGGGCGTCGCGACCTTGGCGGCGGTCGGGGGCGGCTGGGCGGTGCAGGCCAATCTGGTTGGGCGCTGGATCGCCCTGGCGGTCATGGCGGTGCTGGGGCTGACCCTGGTGTTCCCGGCGCTGGCGGACCGGCTGACCCGGCCGCTGGTGGCCCTGGGCTCGCGCCTGACCGAGCGCGCCAATACCGAGCAGCAAGCCGGCGGCGGCGTCTGGCCCTCCTTCCTGCTGGGGGTGGCGACGGGTCTGCTGTGGGCGCCGTGCGCGGGGCCGATCCTGGGGCTGATCCTGACCGGCGCGGCGCTGCAGGGGGCCAGCGTCGGCACGACCCTGCTTCTGCTCGCCTACGCCGCCGGGGCCGCCACTTCGCTGGCCCTGGCCCTGCTGGTCGGCGGCAAGATGTTCCAGGCCATGAAGCAGTCGCTGGGCGTCGGCGAATGGGTGCGAAGGGGCCTGGGCGTGCTGGTGCTGGTCGGCGTCGCCGCCATTACGCTCGGCCTCGACACCGGCCTGCTGACCCGGCTGTCGAGCAGCGGGACCAACCGCATCGAACAGGCCCTGATCGGCCGCCTCGGCGCCGACCGCGCCATGAACGCTCCCCCGGCGCCGCTGGACGCCCTGCCCGTCGAAGGGATCATGCCGCCCCTGACCGGCGCGACCGAGTGGATCAACAGCCCGCCGCTGACCACTGAGCAGCTGCGCGGCAAGGTGGTGCTGATCGACTTCTGGACCTACTCCTGCATCAACTGCGTGCGCGCCATCCCCTATGTCCGCGCCTGGGCCGAGAAGTATCGCGATCAGGGCCTGGTGGTGATCGGGGTCCACACGCCCGAGTTCGCCTTCGAGAAGTCGCCCGCCAACGTCCGCGACGCCGTGCGCCGCTTCGGCATCGCCTATCCCGTGGCCATGGACAACGACTACGCCGTCTGGCGCGCCTTCCGGAACCAGTACTGGCCCGCCCACTACTTCATCGACGCCCAGGGCCGCATCCGCCACCACCACTTCGGCGAAGGCGACTACGACGGCTCCGAACGCGTCATCCAGCAACTGCTCAAGGAGGCCGGCGCCCAGGGCGTCGACCGCTCCATGGTCCAGGTGACCGCCCGAGGGGCCGAAGCGGCCGCCGACATCGCCGGCATCGCCTCGCCGGAGACCTATGTCGGCTATGCCCGCGCGGAAGGTTTCCGCTCACCCAGCGGCATCAAGCCCGACGCGCGCCACGCCTACGCCCCGGCGGCGCTGCGGTTGAACCAATGGAGCCTGGCCGGCGACTGGATCGTGCGCGCCGAACACGCCGACCTACAGACGGCGGGCGGGCGACTGGCCTTCCGCTTCCAGGCGCGCGACCTGCATCTGGTGATGGGGCCCAGCCGGAGCGACCGGCCCGTGCGCTTCCGCATCCGGCTGGACGGCCAGGCGCCCGGCGCGGACGCGGGCGTCGACGTCGACGCGCAAGGTGTGGGCCGGATCGACAGCCAGCGCCTGTATCAACTGGTGCGCCAGGCGGGCGGCGCGCGCGAGCGGACCTTCGAGATCGAGTTCCTCGACCCCGGCGCCCAGGTCTTCGCCTTCACCTTCGGCTGA
- the recO gene encoding DNA repair protein RecO: MEVQDDAFVLSARAHGDTGAVVDLLTERHGRRAAYVAGGASRKMRPFLQPGARVVADLRARTSDQLGSARLEPVGEGPAALFDDPLALTGLSAAAAVAQGALPEREPHPGAFYAFEALMRAFAMPEVWPAIFVRFEAGLLEDLGFGLDLSRCAATGSMDDLVWVSPRTGRAVSRDAGAPYADKLLALPPFMLGAQAGLGEGDVKAGLELTGHFLEQFVFHALNRPLPPARVWMIDKLGEAGRL; encoded by the coding sequence ATGGAGGTCCAGGACGACGCCTTCGTGCTGTCGGCGCGGGCGCATGGCGACACGGGGGCGGTGGTCGACCTGCTGACCGAGCGGCACGGGCGGCGCGCGGCCTATGTCGCGGGCGGGGCGTCGCGCAAGATGCGGCCCTTTCTGCAGCCCGGCGCACGCGTGGTCGCGGACCTGCGGGCGCGGACCTCGGACCAGCTGGGCTCGGCGCGGCTGGAGCCGGTGGGCGAAGGGCCGGCGGCCCTGTTCGACGATCCCCTGGCCCTGACCGGCCTCAGCGCCGCCGCGGCGGTGGCGCAGGGCGCCCTGCCGGAGCGCGAGCCGCATCCGGGGGCCTTCTACGCCTTCGAGGCGTTGATGCGGGCCTTCGCCATGCCCGAGGTCTGGCCCGCCATCTTCGTGCGGTTCGAGGCCGGGCTGCTGGAGGATCTGGGCTTCGGGCTGGACCTGTCGCGCTGCGCGGCCACCGGCTCGATGGATGATCTGGTCTGGGTCAGCCCGCGCACCGGCCGCGCGGTCAGCCGCGACGCGGGCGCCCCCTATGCCGACAAGCTGCTGGCCCTGCCGCCCTTCATGCTGGGGGCGCAGGCGGGCCTGGGCGAAGGGGACGTGAAGGCGGGGCTGGAGTTGACCGGGCATTTCCTCGAGCAGTTCGTCTTCCACGCCCTGAACAGGCCCCTGCCGCCCGCCCGCGTCTGGATGATCGACAAGCTGGGCGAGGCGGGGCGGCTCTAA